Proteins co-encoded in one Sphingomonas carotinifaciens genomic window:
- a CDS encoding acetate--CoA ligase family protein: MDAPANGGRANGGLDAIFSPRSIALVGASDDPARIGGRPLAYLRRSGFDGAIYPVNPKRVTVQGVPAFASVAALPAAPDLALLAVPAAATLEAVEACAAAGVKGAIVFAAGFAEMGEAGVAEQRRIADAARAGGMRLLGPNCLGAADAATGYYGTFSIMLDEAFLTPGPVAIVSQSGAYGSHVAQLARTRGLGIRHWITTGNEGDVDLAEALLWTVERDDVRVVIAYAEGIRRRETFFAALERARERGVAIVMMKVGRSDVGARAVGSHTAALAGSDAVFDAVCRQYGVHRARSTAEQIDVAYACARGHYPSGNTLGIFTMSGGLGIQMADDADAAALDVAPMPDKAQAELKALLPYASPVNPVDATAQAMTDLPLMSRYIGTMIERGGYDMFAAILGTAPALPSYAERLAEALDAAAANSGVLRAVTMNAPAAAVRAYEERGFLVFDDSVALTGALGALVRFRESFARPKMAAVPLPAPFRATGPLSEHGAKAVLGAAGIAFPNERLARNPEEAAAAARTIGFPVVVKICSPDIAHKTEVGGVMVGVADAAAVTAATETLLARAAMAAPGARIEGVLVAPMIAGGVETIAGIHIDATLGPVVMFGLGGIFVEVLKDVTFRAVPFDVGEAHRMIAETNAAALLRGVRGAEPADVAALADTLAALSRFAAANADRLAGVDINPLKVMPQGQGAQPLDALVLTREGGG, translated from the coding sequence ATGGACGCACCGGCGAATGGCGGGCGCGCGAATGGCGGCCTGGACGCGATTTTCTCGCCGCGCTCGATCGCGTTGGTGGGGGCCTCGGACGACCCTGCGCGGATCGGCGGGCGACCGCTGGCCTATCTGCGGCGCAGCGGCTTCGATGGGGCGATCTATCCGGTCAATCCCAAGCGGGTGACGGTGCAGGGCGTACCGGCCTTCGCGTCGGTGGCGGCGCTGCCCGCAGCGCCCGATCTTGCGCTGCTGGCGGTACCTGCGGCGGCGACGCTGGAGGCGGTGGAGGCGTGTGCGGCCGCGGGAGTGAAGGGGGCGATCGTCTTTGCGGCGGGCTTTGCGGAGATGGGGGAGGCGGGCGTCGCGGAGCAGCGGCGCATCGCCGATGCCGCGCGTGCCGGCGGCATGCGGCTGCTCGGCCCCAATTGCCTGGGCGCGGCGGATGCGGCGACCGGTTATTACGGCACCTTCTCGATCATGCTGGACGAGGCGTTCCTCACCCCCGGCCCGGTCGCGATCGTCTCGCAGAGCGGCGCCTATGGCTCGCATGTCGCGCAACTCGCGCGCACGCGCGGTTTGGGCATCCGGCACTGGATCACCACGGGCAACGAGGGCGACGTCGATTTGGCGGAGGCGCTGCTCTGGACGGTGGAGCGCGACGACGTGCGCGTGGTCATCGCCTATGCCGAGGGCATCCGGCGGCGGGAGACCTTCTTCGCCGCGCTGGAGCGGGCACGCGAACGCGGCGTCGCGATCGTCATGATGAAGGTCGGCCGTTCCGACGTGGGCGCGCGCGCGGTGGGCAGCCATACCGCGGCACTCGCCGGATCGGATGCGGTGTTCGACGCGGTATGCCGGCAATATGGCGTGCACCGCGCGCGCAGCACCGCCGAGCAGATCGATGTCGCCTATGCCTGCGCGCGGGGCCATTATCCTTCGGGCAACACGCTGGGCATCTTCACCATGTCCGGCGGGCTGGGCATCCAGATGGCGGACGATGCGGATGCCGCCGCACTGGACGTGGCGCCGATGCCCGATAAGGCGCAGGCGGAACTGAAGGCGCTGCTCCCCTATGCCTCGCCGGTCAATCCGGTCGACGCCACCGCGCAGGCCATGACCGATCTGCCATTGATGAGCCGCTATATCGGGACGATGATCGAGCGCGGCGGCTATGACATGTTCGCCGCGATCCTGGGCACCGCGCCGGCGCTGCCCAGCTATGCCGAGCGGCTGGCCGAGGCGCTGGACGCGGCGGCGGCGAACAGCGGCGTGCTGCGTGCGGTGACGATGAACGCACCCGCGGCGGCGGTGCGCGCCTATGAAGAACGCGGCTTCCTCGTCTTCGACGACAGCGTCGCGCTGACCGGGGCGCTGGGCGCGCTGGTACGATTCCGCGAGAGTTTCGCGCGGCCGAAGATGGCGGCGGTGCCGCTGCCGGCGCCGTTCCGCGCGACCGGGCCGCTCAGCGAGCATGGCGCCAAGGCCGTGCTCGGCGCGGCGGGCATCGCCTTCCCCAACGAGCGGCTCGCACGCAATCCCGAGGAGGCGGCGGCAGCGGCACGCACGATCGGTTTTCCGGTGGTGGTCAAGATCTGCTCGCCCGACATCGCCCACAAGACCGAGGTCGGCGGGGTGATGGTCGGCGTCGCCGATGCGGCGGCGGTGACGGCGGCGACCGAAACGCTGCTCGCGCGCGCCGCGATGGCCGCGCCGGGCGCCCGGATCGAGGGCGTGCTGGTCGCCCCGATGATCGCGGGCGGGGTGGAGACGATCGCGGGTATCCACATCGATGCCACGCTGGGGCCGGTGGTAATGTTCGGGCTGGGCGGCATCTTCGTCGAGGTGCTGAAGGACGTCACCTTCCGCGCGGTGCCCTTCGACGTAGGCGAGGCGCATCGCATGATCGCCGAGACGAACGCCGCCGCCCTGCTGCGCGGGGTGCGCGGTGCGGAGCCGGCGGACGTGGCGGCGCTGGCGGACACGCTGGCGGCGCTGTCGCGCTTCGCCGCCGCCAATGCCGACCGGCTGGCCGGGGTCGATATCAACCCCCTGAAGGTGATGCCGCAAGGGCAGGGTGCACAACCGCTCGACGCGCTGGTCCTGACGAGGGAGGGTGGCGGCTGA
- a CDS encoding IclR family transcriptional regulator — translation MQRRVVKSAARTLEVLELFAERREPMHLNEIYIALGYPQSSTTNLLKSMVIGGYLNYNRKSRTYLPTDKVSQLGNWIAGYVRSHNNYRDMLLELQRRTDETVGLQTQNDLYIQYLYLHEPDHAHKNVPVAGTMRLMVNSAGGRAMLSRMPDRTIDKICRYTNHYELCSPRINTTDFMREIAWIRQTGYAYLPNMPTPDVSAICFPLTEDVNGTPMAVGVGGLAERISRNKSDIVSIMREVIARYRPVPSFTSTPPDAEDGADDDR, via the coding sequence GTGCAGCGGCGAGTGGTGAAATCGGCGGCGCGCACGCTGGAGGTGCTGGAACTGTTCGCCGAGCGGCGCGAACCGATGCACCTCAACGAAATCTACATCGCGCTTGGCTACCCGCAGTCCAGCACCACTAACCTGTTGAAAAGCATGGTGATTGGTGGCTATCTCAACTATAATCGCAAAAGCCGCACCTATCTGCCCACCGACAAGGTCAGCCAGCTTGGCAACTGGATCGCGGGCTATGTCCGCTCGCACAACAATTACCGCGACATGCTGCTCGAACTGCAGCGCCGCACCGACGAAACGGTCGGGCTACAGACGCAGAACGATCTCTACATCCAGTATCTCTACCTCCACGAGCCCGACCATGCGCACAAGAACGTGCCGGTGGCGGGCACCATGCGGCTGATGGTGAATTCGGCCGGCGGACGCGCGATGCTCAGCCGGATGCCGGATCGCACGATCGACAAGATCTGCCGGTACACCAACCATTATGAACTGTGCTCGCCGCGGATCAACACCACCGACTTCATGCGCGAGATCGCCTGGATCCGGCAGACCGGCTATGCCTATCTGCCCAACATGCCGACCCCGGACGTCTCGGCCATCTGCTTCCCGTTGACCGAGGATGTCAACGGCACTCCGATGGCGGTCGGGGTCGGCGGGCTGGCGGAGCGTATCTCACGCAACAAGAGCGACATCGTGTCGATCATGCGCGAGGTGATCGCGCGCTACCGCCCCGTGCCCAGCTTCACCTCGACTCCGCCGGACGCGGAGGACGGGGCCGACGACGACAGGTGA
- a CDS encoding long-chain-fatty-acid--CoA ligase produces the protein MLKGGMQQWPLTTGALIDHAARQHGATEVVSRAADGGVVRSHWAGIAANARAAAAGLAMLGAERGDRVATLAWNRAAHLELYYAISAGGMVLHTVNPRLHADQVRYVTAHGGARILCVDPDLLPIVTPILPLLPEVHTVVVLGDIPADQPGGVRYLSYADLLGLAPPLAEWPVLDENDAASLCYTSGTTGDPKGCLYSHRSILLHAFGICAADSMALSACDTVLLLPPMFHVNSWGVPFGAAMCGAKLVLPGNQLDGASLLALLRDERVTFSLGVPTVWFMLLDHIAANADPEARAALRLDRVFTGGASTPRALVQRFRDLLGVETMQAWGMTETSPVAAVCRPLGCQRDLPPEEALDLRAKAGRGVFGVELRVEDEDGRGLPVGDAATGALKVRGHWVIDRYFGAAADAVDADGWFDTGDVGRIDARGFLQITDRSKDVIKSGGEWISSIELENAAAAHPAVAEAAVVGVAHPSWQERPLLLVRLHPDVAFDAGDMRAHLLQHVARWWLPDDIVVVDDLPHTASGKVVKAALRERYRDHLSSSAPSSASGGVEVKLGTGR, from the coding sequence ATGTTGAAGGGCGGGATGCAGCAATGGCCGCTGACCACGGGCGCGCTGATCGACCACGCCGCGCGCCAGCATGGCGCGACCGAGGTCGTGTCGCGGGCCGCCGACGGCGGGGTGGTCCGCAGCCACTGGGCGGGCATCGCGGCCAATGCGCGCGCGGCCGCCGCGGGGCTGGCGATGCTGGGGGCGGAGCGCGGGGATCGCGTGGCGACGCTGGCGTGGAACCGGGCGGCACATCTCGAACTCTATTATGCGATCAGCGCGGGGGGGATGGTGCTGCACACCGTCAATCCGCGACTGCACGCCGACCAGGTCCGCTACGTCACCGCGCACGGCGGCGCACGCATCCTGTGTGTCGATCCGGACCTCTTGCCGATCGTCACACCGATCCTTCCGCTGCTGCCGGAGGTCCACACGGTGGTGGTGCTGGGCGACATACCCGCAGACCAGCCCGGCGGTGTGCGTTATCTCTCCTATGCCGATCTGCTCGGACTGGCACCGCCGCTGGCCGAATGGCCGGTGCTCGACGAGAACGACGCGGCCAGCCTGTGCTACACCTCTGGCACGACCGGCGACCCCAAGGGGTGCCTGTACAGCCATCGCTCGATCCTGCTCCACGCCTTCGGCATCTGCGCAGCGGATTCGATGGCGCTGTCGGCCTGCGACACCGTGCTGCTGCTGCCGCCGATGTTCCACGTCAATTCCTGGGGCGTGCCGTTCGGCGCGGCGATGTGCGGCGCGAAGCTGGTGCTGCCGGGCAACCAGCTCGACGGTGCGTCGCTGCTCGCGCTGCTCAGGGACGAGCGGGTGACCTTCTCGCTCGGCGTGCCGACGGTGTGGTTCATGCTGCTCGACCATATCGCAGCGAACGCCGATCCCGAGGCGCGCGCCGCGCTCCGCCTAGACCGCGTGTTCACCGGGGGTGCCTCCACCCCGCGCGCGCTGGTTCAGCGCTTCCGCGACCTGCTGGGCGTGGAGACGATGCAGGCATGGGGAATGACCGAGACCAGCCCGGTCGCCGCGGTCTGCCGTCCGCTCGGATGCCAGCGGGACCTGCCGCCCGAGGAGGCGCTGGACCTGCGGGCCAAGGCGGGGCGCGGCGTGTTTGGTGTCGAGCTGCGCGTCGAGGACGAGGACGGGCGCGGCCTGCCGGTCGGCGATGCCGCGACGGGCGCGCTCAAGGTGCGCGGCCATTGGGTGATCGACCGCTATTTCGGCGCCGCGGCCGATGCGGTGGACGCGGATGGCTGGTTCGACACCGGCGACGTCGGGCGTATCGACGCACGCGGCTTCCTTCAGATCACCGACCGATCAAAGGACGTCATCAAGTCGGGCGGCGAATGGATCTCGTCGATCGAGCTGGAGAATGCCGCGGCCGCCCACCCGGCGGTGGCGGAGGCGGCGGTGGTCGGCGTGGCGCATCCCAGCTGGCAGGAGCGTCCGTTGCTGCTGGTGCGGCTGCACCCGGACGTCGCATTCGATGCCGGCGACATGCGCGCGCACCTCTTGCAACATGTCGCGCGCTGGTGGTTGCCCGACGATATCGTCGTGGTGGACGACCTGCCGCATACCGCATCGGGCAAGGTGGTGAAGGCGGCCTTGCGCGAACGCTACCGCGATCACCTGTCGTCGTCGGCCCCGTCCTCCGCGTCCGGCGGAGTCGAGGTGAAGCTGGGCACGGGGCGGTAG
- a CDS encoding SMP-30/gluconolactonase/LRE family protein, with the protein MSEHIRFVGEQRARLGESPVWDGAHGHLWFVDSIGGRVAACDERGMTRADWSFEGTIGSIGLAGNGLVAAMEDGFHRIDMNGRARPLAYVGGGPTLRFNDGKMDRVGRFLAGQLERSPGPTPTAALWRLDANGITRLEGGLRLVNAICFSPAGDMLYFADSLEGTIRIHDYGLDGMPGVRRGTIDCRPWGSGPDGATVDRDGNIWVALVLAQCIVCVSPDGRLLRRVELPIPYPACPAFGGPDLATLFVTTIADSGHRLRSDHPDAGRLIAIEGLGVRGVAEACWSSHA; encoded by the coding sequence ATGAGCGAGCATATCCGCTTCGTCGGCGAGCAGCGCGCACGGCTCGGTGAAAGCCCGGTATGGGACGGCGCCCACGGTCACCTGTGGTTCGTGGATTCGATCGGCGGGCGCGTCGCGGCGTGCGACGAACGCGGCATGACCCGCGCCGACTGGTCGTTCGAGGGCACGATCGGCAGCATCGGCCTTGCCGGCAACGGGCTGGTCGCCGCGATGGAGGATGGCTTCCACCGCATCGACATGAACGGCCGCGCGCGCCCGCTCGCTTATGTCGGCGGCGGGCCGACCCTGCGCTTCAACGACGGCAAGATGGACCGTGTCGGACGCTTCCTCGCCGGCCAGCTCGAACGCTCCCCCGGCCCCACCCCCACCGCCGCCCTATGGCGCCTCGACGCCAACGGCATCACGCGACTGGAGGGGGGGCTCCGGCTGGTCAATGCGATCTGCTTCTCGCCCGCCGGCGACATGCTGTATTTCGCCGACAGTCTGGAGGGCACGATCCGCATTCACGACTATGGTCTGGATGGCATGCCGGGCGTGCGGCGCGGCACGATCGATTGCCGGCCCTGGGGATCCGGTCCCGATGGCGCGACGGTGGACCGCGACGGCAATATCTGGGTGGCGCTGGTCTTGGCCCAGTGCATCGTCTGCGTCTCGCCCGATGGCCGGCTGCTGCGGCGGGTCGAGCTGCCCATTCCCTACCCCGCCTGCCCGGCGTTCGGAGGCCCGGACCTAGCGACGCTGTTCGTCACCACCATTGCCGATTCCGGCCACCGCCTGCGCAGCGACCATCCCGACGCCGGCCGCCTGATCGCGATCGAGGGGCTGGGCGTGCGAGGCGTGGCGGAGGCGTGTTGGTCATCACATGCGTGA
- a CDS encoding acyl-CoA dehydrogenase family protein → MNLSFDAADLAFRDEVREFFRDGIPENWRLRVQAGLRLDPAELIEYQRRLHARGWAAPTWPKEYGGTGWTPTQQYIFWSEASEAGAPPQFHQGLELIGPIIFTYGNAAQKERYLPGILTCDDWWCQGYSEPGAGSDLAALRTRAVRDGDDYVVNGQKMWTSYAHVASHVFLLARTSLEEKRQQGISLILAPMDTPGFRVAKIPTMDEKYHTNELFLDDARIPTANLVGEEGKGWGYGKVLLDRERMVTASTAIFLKQTVWAVREAARARRVGTRALIDTPDFAAQLAQFEIEVIALQTMVLRLITDAAGGVDSGPRGSMVKLRWSSLYQRGMLLWLEALGPEMAHFCAEDDATLPPDMPAVMQGMLYSRVTSIYGGSSEIQHNIVARRALGL, encoded by the coding sequence ATGAACCTCAGCTTCGATGCCGCCGATCTCGCCTTCCGCGACGAGGTCCGCGAGTTTTTCCGTGATGGCATTCCTGAGAACTGGCGGCTGCGCGTGCAGGCCGGACTGCGGCTCGATCCGGCCGAACTGATCGAATATCAACGGCGGCTGCACGCGCGCGGTTGGGCCGCCCCGACATGGCCAAAGGAATATGGCGGCACCGGCTGGACGCCGACGCAGCAATATATCTTCTGGAGCGAGGCGAGCGAGGCCGGGGCACCGCCGCAATTCCACCAGGGGCTGGAATTGATCGGCCCGATCATCTTCACCTACGGCAATGCCGCGCAGAAGGAACGCTACCTGCCCGGCATCCTGACGTGCGACGACTGGTGGTGCCAGGGCTATTCGGAGCCGGGCGCGGGCAGCGACCTGGCCGCGCTGCGCACCCGCGCGGTGCGCGACGGCGACGATTATGTGGTGAACGGCCAGAAGATGTGGACCAGCTACGCGCACGTCGCCAGCCACGTCTTCCTGCTGGCACGTACCTCGCTCGAAGAAAAGCGGCAGCAGGGCATATCGCTGATCCTCGCGCCGATGGATACGCCCGGCTTCCGCGTCGCGAAGATCCCGACGATGGACGAGAAATATCATACCAACGAACTGTTTCTCGATGACGCACGCATCCCAACAGCCAATCTCGTCGGCGAGGAGGGCAAGGGCTGGGGTTACGGCAAGGTGCTGCTCGACCGCGAGCGGATGGTGACCGCGTCCACCGCGATCTTCCTCAAGCAGACCGTGTGGGCGGTGCGCGAGGCGGCGCGGGCGCGGCGCGTCGGCACGCGCGCGCTGATCGACACGCCCGATTTCGCGGCACAGCTGGCGCAGTTCGAAATCGAGGTGATCGCGCTCCAGACGATGGTCCTTCGCCTTATCACCGATGCCGCGGGGGGCGTGGATTCCGGGCCGCGCGGATCGATGGTGAAGCTGCGCTGGTCCAGTCTCTACCAGCGCGGGATGCTGCTGTGGCTGGAGGCGCTGGGACCGGAGATGGCGCATTTCTGCGCGGAGGATGACGCCACCCTGCCGCCCGACATGCCCGCCGTTATGCAGGGGATGCTCTATTCGCGCGTCACCTCGATCTATGGGGGGTCGAGCGAGATCCAGCACAATATCGTTGCGCGCCGCGCGCTTGGGCTTTGA
- a CDS encoding acyl-CoA dehydrogenase family protein, translating into MDFTYSDEQQMLRDSVDRFGAERWNPAKRVRLLESGDAAQRWREMAELGWLMLPIAEADGGLGGGAIEVMAVAEGFGRHLIVDPWVTSCVLVPALLAGGGDAAGAVLAAIAAGEAKAAAGLIEPHMGYDIAEVALRAEQGPDGWRLTGEKLHVEDGADADWFVVSARTAGTPGERDGIGLFLLPRDAAGLTVERFRAVDHHRHARLRLDGVTGATAVGPVDHALPVIEAAVDRAIAAHLAEAVGSMEAATAATLDHLRTRQQFGVAIGTFQVLQHRMVDMTIACEEARAMAAYATLHLDAAPAERIRAVAAGKTRVGDCGLHVGQEAIQLHGGVGFSDELIVSHHFKRQLMLDQAHGPRHHHRNRFAAAA; encoded by the coding sequence ATGGACTTCACCTATTCCGACGAGCAGCAGATGCTGCGCGACAGCGTCGACCGGTTCGGCGCGGAGCGCTGGAACCCGGCGAAGCGCGTGCGCTTGCTGGAGAGCGGAGACGCCGCGCAGCGCTGGCGCGAGATGGCCGAACTCGGCTGGCTGATGCTGCCGATCGCGGAAGCGGATGGCGGTCTGGGCGGCGGTGCGATCGAGGTGATGGCGGTGGCCGAGGGCTTTGGTCGTCACCTGATCGTCGATCCCTGGGTCACCTCCTGCGTGCTCGTGCCGGCGCTGCTCGCGGGTGGCGGCGACGCCGCAGGCGCGGTGCTGGCGGCGATCGCGGCGGGCGAGGCGAAAGCGGCCGCCGGGCTGATCGAGCCGCATATGGGCTATGACATCGCGGAGGTAGCCTTGCGCGCCGAACAGGGGCCGGACGGGTGGCGGCTCACCGGCGAGAAGCTGCATGTCGAGGATGGTGCGGATGCCGACTGGTTCGTCGTCTCCGCCCGCACCGCGGGCACGCCCGGCGAGCGCGACGGCATCGGCCTGTTCCTGCTGCCGCGCGATGCCGCGGGCCTGACGGTGGAACGGTTCCGCGCGGTGGATCATCACCGCCACGCCCGGCTGCGCCTGGACGGCGTGACCGGCGCGACGGCGGTCGGCCCGGTGGACCACGCACTGCCGGTGATCGAGGCGGCCGTGGACCGCGCCATCGCCGCGCATCTGGCCGAGGCGGTCGGATCGATGGAGGCCGCGACCGCCGCGACGCTCGACCATCTGCGCACCCGGCAACAGTTCGGGGTCGCGATCGGCACTTTCCAGGTGCTTCAGCACCGCATGGTCGACATGACGATCGCGTGCGAGGAAGCGCGGGCGATGGCCGCCTATGCCACGCTCCATCTCGACGCCGCGCCGGCCGAGCGCATCCGCGCGGTCGCTGCCGGCAAGACGCGCGTCGGCGATTGCGGGCTGCATGTCGGGCAGGAGGCGATCCAGCTGCACGGCGGCGTCGGCTTCAGCGACGAACTGATCGTCAGCCACCACTTCAAGCGCCAGTTGATGCTCGATCAGGCGCATGGACCGCGTCATCATCACCGCAACCGCTTCGCGGCCGCTGCCTGA